The following proteins are co-located in the Xiphophorus maculatus strain JP 163 A chromosome 8, X_maculatus-5.0-male, whole genome shotgun sequence genome:
- the LOC102217350 gene encoding TNF receptor-associated factor 2-like, whose amino-acid sequence MATQEPSPPSSMESNKPGFPKKILGNKLEDKHLCNCCHNILRRPFQAQCGHRFCSYCFNRTVSNGPQKCNACIKEDLFEEPTSVLKQGCAFPDNAVRREVESLSAVCINEDCTWEGTIKEYELNHEGKCEFMIIPCPSCKERIRFNEQERHNERECPERTLNCKYCKEPFHFKNIKAHDEICPKYPMICEGCAKKKIPREKYVDHIKLCTKFRTPCRFHVVGCDMSVEKEKIHDHERAYAYEHLNLLLHYIMGMKVSMEGLQPQGLEVAGHKLLELQQSLRELEARVSQLSTTSSGPPVQGAAASSSSSSSTCSAGPAPSAPLPPPPTLPPTLSVSTSFTPLPSSVGAALELQLHSEKTKVAELGRRCTELEVKAGTFENVVCVLNREVERFATTMEASNRQHKLDQDKIEALSNKVRQLERTVGLKDLTVVEMEGRLREMSATTFDGVFIWRISDFAKKRQDAIAGRAPAMFSPAFYTSKYGYKMCLRIYLNGDGTGRGSHLSLFFVVMRGLNDALLKWPFNQKVTLMLLDQSNREHIIDAFRPDVTSSSFQRPVSEMNIASGCPLFCPLSKLDGKNSYIRDDTIFIKAIVDLTGL is encoded by the exons ATGGCCACACAGGAGCCGTCCCCTCCGTCGTCCATGGAGAGCAATAAACCCGGCTTTCCCAAGAAGATCCTGGGCAACAAGCTGGAGGACAAGCACCTGTGCAACTGCTGCCACAACATCCTCAGGCGGCCATTTCAAGCCCAGTGTGGACATCGCTTCTGCTCCTACTGCTTCAACAGGACTGTGAG TAATGGACCCCAGAAATGCAACGCTTGCATTAAAGAAGATCTTTTTGAGGAGCCGACATCAGTTTTGAAGCAGGGATGT GCGTTTCCTGACAATGCCGTTCGAAGGGAAGTTGAAAGCCTGTCTGCGGTTTGTATCAATGAGGACTGTACTTGGGAAGGAACTATTAAAGAGTATGAG CTGAATCACGAGGGGAAGTGCGAGTTCATGATCATCCCCTGCCCCTCCTGCAAAGAACGAATCCGCTTCAACGAACAGGAGCGCCACAACGAGCGGGAGTGCCCGGAGAGGACGCTCAACTGCAAGTACTGCAAGGAGCCATTTCACTTCAAAAACATCAAG GCTCATGACGAAATCTGCCCCAAGTATCCGATGATCTGTGAAGGTTGTGCCAAGAAGAAAATACCCAGAGAGAAG tatgTGGACCATATTAAACTCTGCACTAAATTCCGAACTCCGTGTCGATTTCATGTCGTTGGATGTGACATGTCT GTGGAGAAAGAGAAGATTCATGACCACGAACGCGCTTACGCCTACGAGCACCTTAACCTGCTCCTGCACTACATTATGGGTATGAAGGTGAGCATGGAGGGCCTGCAGCCCCAGGGACTGGAAGTAGCCGGACACAAACTGTTAGAACTCCAACAATCCCTCAGGGAACTCGAGGCCAGAGTCTCCCAGCTCAGCACCACCTCTTCTGGGCCTCCCGTGCAGGGAGCTGccgcttcctcctcctcttcttcctccaccTGCAGTGCCGGCCCGGCCCcatcagctcctcttcctccacctcccACTCTTCCTCCAACGCTCTCCGTGTCTACCTCGTTCACACCCCTGCCCAGCTCGGTGGGCGCAGCGCTGGAGCTCCAGCTCCACAGCGAGAAGACCAAGGTGGCCGAGCTTGGCCGCAGATGCACGGAACTCGAGGTCAAGGCGGGGACGTTTGAAAATGTGGTGTGCGTTCTTAACAGGGAGGTGGAGAGATTTGCCACAACCATGGAGGCCAGCAACCGGCAGCATAAACTGGACCAAGACAAGATTGAAGCTCTTAGTAATAAG GTGCGACAGCTGGAGAGGACTGTCGGACTGAAGGACCTCACGGTGGTGGAGATGGAGGGCCGACTGAGGGAAATGTCCGCCACCACGTTTGATGGCGTCTTCATCTGGAGGATCTCGGACTTTGCCAAAAAACGACAAGATGCCATTGCAGGTCGGGCTCCTGCCATGTTCTCACCAG ctTTCTATACTAGCAAGTACGGCTATAAGATGTGCCTGAGGATCTACCTGAATGGGGACGGGACGGGGCGTGGCAGCCACCTGTCCCTGTTCTTTGTGGTGATGAGGGGACTGAACGACGCTCTGCTCAAATGGCCATTCAACCAGAAG GTAACACTGATGCTACTGGACCAGAGCAACAGGGAGCACATCATCGACGCCTTTCGACCCGACGTcacttcttcttcctttcaAAGGCCCGTGAGCGAGATGAACATTGCCAGCGGCTGCCCGCTCTTCTGCCCACTCTCCAAGCTGGACGGAAAGAACTCGTACATACGCGACGACACAATATTCATCAAAGCCATCGTGGACCTCACCGGCCTCTAG
- the LOC102225715 gene encoding GRAM domain-containing protein 2B-like isoform X2, with protein sequence MVPMSEQADAPLTPLSAPDQLPCKESRGKSLTSSEGNNEEERRQKRRGLAPADLQLLLDSESEPSESRKKPASIRQKPVEPPSPMLSLSDFETKFDRKKSQTNQLSKTNAHYHKLFKVVSKDELLKQSYTCALQRDMLYQGKMFVSQNWICFHSKVFGKDIKISIPVMSVKLIKKTKTALLVPNALVIGTTDIDHVFVSFLSRNNTFKFLKSICPHLEVDKISSSPVASSCENSFRASCPTSLPLDFTGDFSDLDGVVHQRRQDMMESSSSGSQTPDYDKISDFSSLPDTFLSAAKTREVSVHADIHLQNPSQKHGAALKNGQSKPPHGLTPKDSSSQPKSLHVILFIYLFLVSVLVLSSCYMAFKIVALEHRLNSLLSMGELVDNENAGSQRSQVEVNAEIYGELSTNLFKLEKIQRNLRKLLEET encoded by the exons ATGGTCCCGATGAGCGAGCAGGCGGACGCACCTCTGACCCCGCTGTCCGCCCCAGATCAACTTCCCTGCAAAGAGTCTCGGGGGAAAAGCTTGAC GTCCTCAGAGGGGAACaatgaggaggagaggaggcagaAGAGGCGTGGACTGGCACCGGCagacctccagctgctgctggactccGAGTCAGAGCCGtcagagagcaggaagaaacCAGCCAGCATCAG ACAGAAACCCGTGGAGCCGCCGTCACCAATGCTGAGCCTGAGCGACTTTGAAACCAAGTTTGACCGGAAGAAATCCCAGACCAACCAG TTGTCAAAGACGAACGCACATTACCACAAGTTATTCAAGGTGGTCAGCAAAGATGAGCTGCTCAAACAGA GTTACACCTGCGCCCTGCAGAGAGACATGTTGtatcagggcaaaatgttcgtCTCGCAAAACTGGATCTGCTTCCACTCCAAAGTCTTTGGCAAAGATATCAAG ATTTCCATCCCAGTGATGTCGGtgaaacttataaaaaaaactaagactGCGTTATTGGTGCCAAACGCTCTTGTAATTGGAACTACAGACATAGAT caTGTCTTTGTATCGTTTCTCTCTCGAAACAACACctttaaatttctgaaatcCATCTGCCCTCATCTGGAG GTGGATAAGATAAGTAGCAGCCCTGTAGCTTCCTCCTGTGAAAACAGCTTCAGAGCTAGCTGCCCCACGTCGCTTCCTCTG GACTTTACTGGAGACTTCTCCGACCTGGATGGAGTTGTGCACCAGAGGCGGCAGGACATGATGGAGAGCAGCAGCTCTGGGTCGCAGACTCCAGATTATGATAAAATAAGcg ACTTCAGCAGCCTCCCAGACACATTTCTGAGTGCAGCAAAGACCAGAGAGGTTTCGGTCCACGCAGACATTCACCTCCAGAACCCGAGCCAAAAGCACGGAGCCGCGCTCAAAAATG GCCAAAGCAAGCCGCCACATGGACTTACACCAAAAGACTCGTCCTCGCAGCCAAAGTCCTTACACGTCATCCTCTTCATCTATCTGTTTTT AGTCAGCGTTCTTGTCTTGTCCTCTTGCTACATGGCCTTCAAGATTGTGGCTCTTGAGCACCGCCTGAACTCCTTGCTGTCGATGGGGGAACTCGTTGATAACGA AAATGCTGGGAGCCAGAGGTCGCAGGTCGAAGTGAACGCGGAGATCTACGGGGAGCTTTCCACTAACCTGTTCAAGTTAGAGAAG ATTCAAAGGAACCTCAGGAAGCTCCTGGAGGAGACCTAA
- the LOC102225715 gene encoding GRAM domain-containing protein 2B-like isoform X3, whose translation MTSSEGNNEEERRQKRRGLAPADLQLLLDSESEPSESRKKPASISRQKPVEPPSPMLSLSDFETKFDRKKSQTNQLSKTNAHYHKLFKVVSKDELLKQSYTCALQRDMLYQGKMFVSQNWICFHSKVFGKDIKISIPVMSVKLIKKTKTALLVPNALVIGTTDIDHVFVSFLSRNNTFKFLKSICPHLEVDKISSSPVASSCENSFRASCPTSLPLDFTGDFSDLDGVVHQRRQDMMESSSSGSQTPDYDKISDFSSLPDTFLSAAKTREVSVHADIHLQNPSQKHGAALKNGQSKPPHGLTPKDSSSQPKSLHVILFIYLFLVSVLVLSSCYMAFKIVALEHRLNSLLSMGELVDNENAGSQRSQVEVNAEIYGELSTNLFKLEKIQRNLRKLLEET comes from the exons ATGAC GTCCTCAGAGGGGAACaatgaggaggagaggaggcagaAGAGGCGTGGACTGGCACCGGCagacctccagctgctgctggactccGAGTCAGAGCCGtcagagagcaggaagaaacCAGCCAGCATCAG CAGACAGAAACCCGTGGAGCCGCCGTCACCAATGCTGAGCCTGAGCGACTTTGAAACCAAGTTTGACCGGAAGAAATCCCAGACCAACCAG TTGTCAAAGACGAACGCACATTACCACAAGTTATTCAAGGTGGTCAGCAAAGATGAGCTGCTCAAACAGA GTTACACCTGCGCCCTGCAGAGAGACATGTTGtatcagggcaaaatgttcgtCTCGCAAAACTGGATCTGCTTCCACTCCAAAGTCTTTGGCAAAGATATCAAG ATTTCCATCCCAGTGATGTCGGtgaaacttataaaaaaaactaagactGCGTTATTGGTGCCAAACGCTCTTGTAATTGGAACTACAGACATAGAT caTGTCTTTGTATCGTTTCTCTCTCGAAACAACACctttaaatttctgaaatcCATCTGCCCTCATCTGGAG GTGGATAAGATAAGTAGCAGCCCTGTAGCTTCCTCCTGTGAAAACAGCTTCAGAGCTAGCTGCCCCACGTCGCTTCCTCTG GACTTTACTGGAGACTTCTCCGACCTGGATGGAGTTGTGCACCAGAGGCGGCAGGACATGATGGAGAGCAGCAGCTCTGGGTCGCAGACTCCAGATTATGATAAAATAAGcg ACTTCAGCAGCCTCCCAGACACATTTCTGAGTGCAGCAAAGACCAGAGAGGTTTCGGTCCACGCAGACATTCACCTCCAGAACCCGAGCCAAAAGCACGGAGCCGCGCTCAAAAATG GCCAAAGCAAGCCGCCACATGGACTTACACCAAAAGACTCGTCCTCGCAGCCAAAGTCCTTACACGTCATCCTCTTCATCTATCTGTTTTT AGTCAGCGTTCTTGTCTTGTCCTCTTGCTACATGGCCTTCAAGATTGTGGCTCTTGAGCACCGCCTGAACTCCTTGCTGTCGATGGGGGAACTCGTTGATAACGA AAATGCTGGGAGCCAGAGGTCGCAGGTCGAAGTGAACGCGGAGATCTACGGGGAGCTTTCCACTAACCTGTTCAAGTTAGAGAAG ATTCAAAGGAACCTCAGGAAGCTCCTGGAGGAGACCTAA
- the LOC102225715 gene encoding GRAM domain-containing protein 2B-like isoform X1: MVPMSEQADAPLTPLSAPDQLPCKESRGKSLTSSEGNNEEERRQKRRGLAPADLQLLLDSESEPSESRKKPASISRQKPVEPPSPMLSLSDFETKFDRKKSQTNQLSKTNAHYHKLFKVVSKDELLKQSYTCALQRDMLYQGKMFVSQNWICFHSKVFGKDIKISIPVMSVKLIKKTKTALLVPNALVIGTTDIDHVFVSFLSRNNTFKFLKSICPHLEVDKISSSPVASSCENSFRASCPTSLPLDFTGDFSDLDGVVHQRRQDMMESSSSGSQTPDYDKISDFSSLPDTFLSAAKTREVSVHADIHLQNPSQKHGAALKNGQSKPPHGLTPKDSSSQPKSLHVILFIYLFLVSVLVLSSCYMAFKIVALEHRLNSLLSMGELVDNENAGSQRSQVEVNAEIYGELSTNLFKLEKIQRNLRKLLEET; the protein is encoded by the exons ATGGTCCCGATGAGCGAGCAGGCGGACGCACCTCTGACCCCGCTGTCCGCCCCAGATCAACTTCCCTGCAAAGAGTCTCGGGGGAAAAGCTTGAC GTCCTCAGAGGGGAACaatgaggaggagaggaggcagaAGAGGCGTGGACTGGCACCGGCagacctccagctgctgctggactccGAGTCAGAGCCGtcagagagcaggaagaaacCAGCCAGCATCAG CAGACAGAAACCCGTGGAGCCGCCGTCACCAATGCTGAGCCTGAGCGACTTTGAAACCAAGTTTGACCGGAAGAAATCCCAGACCAACCAG TTGTCAAAGACGAACGCACATTACCACAAGTTATTCAAGGTGGTCAGCAAAGATGAGCTGCTCAAACAGA GTTACACCTGCGCCCTGCAGAGAGACATGTTGtatcagggcaaaatgttcgtCTCGCAAAACTGGATCTGCTTCCACTCCAAAGTCTTTGGCAAAGATATCAAG ATTTCCATCCCAGTGATGTCGGtgaaacttataaaaaaaactaagactGCGTTATTGGTGCCAAACGCTCTTGTAATTGGAACTACAGACATAGAT caTGTCTTTGTATCGTTTCTCTCTCGAAACAACACctttaaatttctgaaatcCATCTGCCCTCATCTGGAG GTGGATAAGATAAGTAGCAGCCCTGTAGCTTCCTCCTGTGAAAACAGCTTCAGAGCTAGCTGCCCCACGTCGCTTCCTCTG GACTTTACTGGAGACTTCTCCGACCTGGATGGAGTTGTGCACCAGAGGCGGCAGGACATGATGGAGAGCAGCAGCTCTGGGTCGCAGACTCCAGATTATGATAAAATAAGcg ACTTCAGCAGCCTCCCAGACACATTTCTGAGTGCAGCAAAGACCAGAGAGGTTTCGGTCCACGCAGACATTCACCTCCAGAACCCGAGCCAAAAGCACGGAGCCGCGCTCAAAAATG GCCAAAGCAAGCCGCCACATGGACTTACACCAAAAGACTCGTCCTCGCAGCCAAAGTCCTTACACGTCATCCTCTTCATCTATCTGTTTTT AGTCAGCGTTCTTGTCTTGTCCTCTTGCTACATGGCCTTCAAGATTGTGGCTCTTGAGCACCGCCTGAACTCCTTGCTGTCGATGGGGGAACTCGTTGATAACGA AAATGCTGGGAGCCAGAGGTCGCAGGTCGAAGTGAACGCGGAGATCTACGGGGAGCTTTCCACTAACCTGTTCAAGTTAGAGAAG ATTCAAAGGAACCTCAGGAAGCTCCTGGAGGAGACCTAA